One stretch of Penaeus vannamei isolate JL-2024 chromosome 7, ASM4276789v1, whole genome shotgun sequence DNA includes these proteins:
- the LOC138862191 gene encoding fibrous sheath CABYR-binding protein-like, which produces MSRVRPRRPGYRLTTQIIADTVIAIAGVDTFILIPIFTSAITDLYYCVYWPPFFGSPLPLDIAGGSVSRDTEVAPEHERPAQDEKPVQDEHEKHAEHEKPAEHEKPAAQDEHEKPAAQDEHEKPAAQDEHEKPAAQDEHEKPAAQDEHEKPAAQDEHEKPAAQDEHEKPAAQDEHEKPAAQDEHEKPAAQDEHEKPAEHEKPAEHEHEKPAEHEHEKPAEHEKPAEHEKPAEHEKPAEHEKPAEHEHEKPAEHEKPAEHEHEKPAEHEHEKPAEHEHEKPAEHEHEKPAEHEHEKPAEHEHEKPAEHEHEKPAEHEKPAEHEKPAEHEKPAEHEHEKPAEHEKPAEHEHEKPTEHEKPAEHEHEKPAEHEHEKPAEHEKPAEHEHEKPAEHEHEKPAEHEHEKPAEHEKPAEHEKPAEHEHEKPAEHEKPAEHEHEKPTEHEKPAEHEHEKPAEHEHEKPAEHEKPAEHEHEKPAEHEKPAEHEKPAEHEKPAEHEKPAEHEKPAQDEHKKPTEHEKSADHELETASPSSLSSASYQANEVVIKPVLPDVFPFPFAIAD; this is translated from the exons ATGTCCAGGGTACGCCCGCGTCGTCCAGGGTATCGTCTCACAACCCAGATCATCGCTGATACTGTCATCGCAATTGCTGGTGTTGATACAtttattcttattcccatttttacaagtgctattactgatctttattattgtgtttattggcCTCCTTTCTTCGGATCGCCCTTGCCCCTGGACATCGCGGGCGGAT CCGTTTCCCGAGACACTGAAGTAGCTCCAGAGCACGAGAGGCCTGCTCAGGACGAGAAGCCTGTTCAGGACGAGCACGAGAAGCATGCTGAGCACGAGAAGCCTGCTGAGCACGAGAAACCTGCTGCTCAGGACGAGCACGAGAAACCTGCTGCTCAGGACGAGCACGAGAAACCTGCTGCTCAGGACGAGCACGAGAAACCTGCTGCTCAGGACGAGCACGAGAAACCTGCTGCTCAGGACGAGCACGAGAAACCTGCTGCTCAGGACGAGCACGAGAAACCTGCTGCTCAGGACGAGCACGAGAAACCTGCTGCTCAGGACGAGCACGAGAAACCTGCTGCTCAGGACGAGCACGAGAAACCTGCTGCTCAGGACGAGCACGAGAAGCCTGCTGAGCACGAGAAGCCTGCTGAGCACGAACACGAGAAGCCTGCTGAGCACGAACACGAGAAGCCTGCTGAGCACGAGAAGCCTGCTGAGCACGAGAAACCTGCTGAGCACGAGAAGCCTGCTGAGCACGAGAAGCCTGCTGAGCACGAACACGAGAAGCCTGCTGAGCACGAGAAGCCTGCTGAGCACGAACACGAGAAGCCTGCTGAGCACGAACACGAGAAGCCTGCTGAGCACGAACACGAGAAGCCTGCTGAGCACGAACACGAGAAGCCTGCTGAGCACGAACACGAGAAGCCTGCTGAGCACGAACACGAGAAGCCTGCTGAGCACGAACACGAGAAGCCTGCTGAGCACGAGAAGCCTGCTGAGCACGAGAAGCCTGCTGAGCACGAGAAGCCTGCTGAGCACGAGCACGAGAAGCCTGCTGAGCACGAGAAGCCTGCTGAGCACGAGCACGAGAAGCCTACTGAGCACGAGAAGCCTGCTGAGCACGAGCACGAGAAGCCTGCTGAACACGAGCACGAGAAGCCTGCTGAGCACGAGAAGCCTGCTGAGCACGAACACGAGAAGCCTGCTGAGCACGAACACGAGAAGCCTGCTGAGCACGAACACGAGAAGCCTGCTGAGCACGAGAAGCCTGCTGAGCACGAGAAGCCTGCTGAGCACGAGCACGAGAAGCCTGCTGAGCACGAGAAGCCTGCTGAGCACGAGCACGAGAAGCCTACTGAGCACGAGAAGCCTGCTGAGCACGAGCACGAGAAGCCTGCTGAACACGAGCACGAGAAGCCTGCTGAGCACGAGAAGCCTGCTGAGCACGAGCACGAGAAGCCTGCTGAGCACGAGAAGCCTGCTGAGCACGAGAAGCCTGCTGAGCACGAGAAGCCTGCTGAGCACGAGAAGCCTGCTGAGCACGAGAAGCCTGCTCAGGACGAGCACAAGAAGCCTACTGAGCACGAGAAGTCTGCGGACCATGAACTCGAAAcagcctctccttcttccctttcctctgcctcttaTCAAGCAAATGAAGTGGTTATCAAACCCGTGTTGCCCGAcgtattccccttccctttcgctaTTGCTGACTAG